From a region of the Chloroflexota bacterium genome:
- a CDS encoding aromatic amino acid ammonia-lyase codes for MRHQVTLTGTGLTIEDVVRVARHNQPVGLTDNPEILQQIEASCTYINDAVKASKPVYGVTTGFGGMADVVISSEEAADLQNNAIWYHKTGAGKLLPLADVRAAMLLRANSHMRGVSGIRLEIIQRMMTFLNANVTPHVREFGSIGASGDLVPLISITGALLGTDPAFRVDFDGENIDCLEALERLNLPRLQLLPKEGLAMMNGTSVMTGIASNVLHDARILLGLALNIHGLMIQGLQGTNQSFHPFIHQHKAHTGQVWAADHMLQILEGSALSRDELDGRHEYREGDLIQDRYSLRCLPQFLGPIIDGMAYITHHLRVEINSANDNPLINTEAGASYHGGNFLGQYIGVGMDQLRYYMGLMAKHLDVQIALLVSPQFNNGLSASLVGNTDRKVNMGLKGLQISGNSIMPILGFLGNSLADRFPTHAEQFNQNINSQGFGSANLARQTIETLQQYIAIALIFGVQAVDLRTFKRTGHYNAVETLSPMTAKLYSAMREVVGKPISHERPYIWNDNEQALEQHISAIVSDITNDGIIPQAIQETLDSLRSIILFA; via the coding sequence ATGCGCCACCAAGTAACCCTAACAGGTACAGGCCTAACCATTGAGGACGTTGTTCGCGTGGCTCGCCATAATCAACCAGTTGGGCTAACTGATAATCCTGAGATCTTGCAACAGATCGAGGCCTCGTGTACCTACATTAACGATGCAGTTAAAGCTAGTAAGCCTGTGTATGGGGTAACAACTGGCTTTGGTGGCATGGCCGATGTGGTTATTTCGTCCGAGGAAGCTGCCGATTTGCAGAATAATGCCATTTGGTATCACAAAACTGGCGCTGGCAAATTGTTGCCCTTGGCCGATGTCCGGGCGGCGATGTTGCTACGCGCCAATTCGCATATGCGCGGGGTTTCGGGCATTCGCCTGGAAATTATTCAACGCATGATGACGTTTTTGAATGCCAATGTCACGCCGCATGTGCGCGAGTTTGGTTCAATTGGGGCTAGCGGCGATCTTGTGCCATTAATCAGCATTACTGGAGCCTTGCTTGGCACAGATCCCGCCTTCCGCGTCGATTTTGATGGCGAAAATATTGATTGTCTTGAGGCTTTGGAACGGCTCAACTTGCCACGCTTGCAGTTGTTGCCCAAAGAAGGCTTGGCCATGATGAATGGCACATCGGTGATGACGGGGATTGCTTCGAATGTGCTGCATGATGCAAGGATTTTGCTGGGCTTGGCGCTGAATATCCATGGGTTGATGATTCAAGGCTTGCAAGGCACCAATCAATCATTCCACCCGTTTATTCATCAGCATAAAGCGCATACTGGCCAAGTTTGGGCCGCCGACCATATGCTACAAATTTTAGAAGGCTCGGCGTTATCGCGCGATGAACTTGATGGACGACATGAATATCGCGAGGGTGATTTGATTCAAGATCGCTATTCGCTGCGCTGTTTGCCCCAGTTTCTTGGGCCAATCATTGATGGTATGGCCTATATCACCCATCATTTGCGAGTCGAAATCAACTCGGCCAACGATAATCCTTTAATTAATACCGAAGCTGGGGCCAGCTATCATGGCGGCAATTTCCTCGGCCAATACATTGGCGTAGGCATGGATCAATTGCGCTATTACATGGGCTTGATGGCCAAACACCTTGATGTCCAAATTGCTTTGTTGGTTTCGCCACAATTCAACAATGGCTTATCGGCCTCTTTGGTCGGCAACACCGACCGCAAGGTCAATATGGGCCTCAAAGGCTTGCAAATTTCGGGCAACTCGATTATGCCAATTTTGGGCTTTTTGGGTAACTCGTTGGCTGATCGTTTTCCAACGCATGCTGAACAATTTAACCAAAATATCAACAGCCAAGGCTTTGGTTCGGCTAATTTGGCCCGCCAAACGATCGAAACTTTGCAACAATATATTGCGATTGCCTTGATTTTTGGGGTGCAAGCGGTCGATTTACGCACCTTCAAGCGAACTGGGCACTATAACGCAGTTGAAACACTTTCGCCGATGACCGCCAAGCTCTACAGTGCGATGCGTGAAGTGGTAGGCAAGCCGATTTCGCACGAACGCCCCTACATTTGGAATGACAACGAACAAGCTTTAGAACAACATATCAGCGCAATCGTTAGCGACATCACCAACGATGGAATTATTCCCCAGGCAATTCAAGAAACCTTAGATAGTTTGCGCTCAATAATTTTATTTGCCTAA